One segment of Alligator mississippiensis isolate rAllMis1 chromosome 13, rAllMis1, whole genome shotgun sequence DNA contains the following:
- the C13H1orf167 gene encoding uncharacterized protein C1orf167 homolog isoform X2, with the protein MRKENVPPVRSGALSTEHRNVQKNVNIHLDPGSGHRAEVPHHWADAAVVSVTPGWGVGRSRTSLVTAAAGKSQDLRKRDPGLVQTNLVCPPQPFWDATGRLSNSCFQQQRNLCSRLQQRGDENLIQGNRRLPAVLSHRRNAQQRCSRLSTTGLEGSCRDASACLPARSLQERVSSCELSCGRCTCWNPRAGRNQSQEQWTEKQQHRLLIACSTGHGNPSVASADGLSPAVASVDPSARSNLSCRPTVCASSRGSSSASVASCCPGPGLTLEELNPPSLAESSAHPPALRSLLESSQVSASLHCSIQKLKQETAAMGILGSLPLESRSSPVTCRFCFAPDVSPPAIQGAEEYRARGKTRAAQARMKWGSPFAKAWGLGSVTSETEPTSIYHRYRTTELYTQRASVSEGIWSGPLSAEAGPVGLVDTEAGSPYDCSPYLGYGSQACGHATTHFPEEPPFRSPPCSVSRKKDLPPSPYPGGLQVSLETQRGGAQMNIGVAIDGTPKEVCVRVTSPPTETGAAPVQQLCIHSSSEGASAPHCKYHGETAELYDTALAAGKRPSVVNSRLSAARSSLSPLSVTVRRGCSEYSWAVPDVDGLDTAREGGRRELSIMAVCMPPAEKSTGDLPPHEVSCQVQHVAPAWIPGSDFLALEMESSAQLPGNQQLLSRCLQAWSSHVLEKTTAAKKLYKQQLLRKGLAALQWAVQLRKTQLETAQQRYTLSMLAGSFHRWKKAMAKQSRRGTSQSELSLQTRDLPVGSVGCGRSPAGTALTECQLGTGPLREAALSSGVERELWKRLHRRQRAHDLGRRAQAIGDLRRLAAFQLWCLQKELLGREEARASQACALLERKRLQSIFQAWRSRSQEAVRVWSLVTQLQRKQTARCFRAWKQLVEQKTLCKRSLERHRTASLRKSFQQWVLILQLREAHKLTTMDLFLLRQRRYYGQGPSSAARGPAVEDDHPLPSLTVLRWSLRVGGGSLDDHCQRVKLQRIFLRWRTRLHEQQQAKAFSRASEQRRLREALRHWHHRALQLDPLSHQPRGPPAWLDSEESSASSGFHSSTPAPPVFWSSLDRDSRQNSSCSMLAIEDGPCLLQHSSTLQQPLCTPGPGELCGELYFQASFLPQIPSGRGSWFIGSHLQSLGQCSPDSEGQSLCSSSAWEETGLQTNAWQAYSSAEELDRLGISFGHHMARRLLQQCFSAWAAQTKRLLEMQQHHQHSQLARVFLGWHIWVVEDKRRKDAASRQYRLHRYQTALTLWKQRLSQRVEADRRYIRQLHQKATDALRHWHKCWQRQSTLRGLQQQWAQHSARVRKRMVLDMWRCQAGQWRDAASCWLQILLRRCLVAWWQVTLARSKQREACSEFEGTRQRHLLALCFVQWRTELLRAKQGEGACPQQSTVPARAFRRWRGATRGRQVLHLDSVARVKQACNYWTKAAVLSQCCWQRSAPLGTRKCRKMLLSWSTKQRPGRDRDLSSTCCWLLLSSCRRWLVIYRNSSRAERLPTHPLLERPGLADGDSPQYVWTPESSLELLPVDRDSRELGARYWRRWCLAVLLRRCQKDRQAHCLARAWLQWKDVSRAALLGRSLAWQRLMEQGWKTWRRRYLQHYVSQRFLEDEAQSLLSRAFGRWRKLAASQCQGRGHR; encoded by the exons ATGAGGAAGGAGAACGTCCCCCCGGTGCGGAGCGGGGCGCTGAGCACAG AGCACAGAAACGTTCAAAAGAACGTGAACATCCATCTGGATCCTGGCAGTGGGCATCGAGCTGAGGTTCCCCATCACTGGGCTGATGCTGCCGTGGTCTCTGTCAcgcctggctggggagtgggacgTAGCAGGACGAGCCTTGtgactgcagcagctggaaaAAGCCAAGACCTTAGGAAGCGGGATCCCGGCTTGGTGCAGACCAACCTTGTTTGCCCTCCCCAGCCTTTCTGGGATGCAACCGGGCGGCTCTCCAACTCCTGCTTCCAGCAGCAACGCAAcctctgctccaggctgcagcagcgtGGCGATGAGAACTTGATCCAGGGCAATCGCCGCCTCCCTGCAGTACTATCACACCGCAGGAATGCCCAACAGAGATGTTCCCGCTTGAGTACTACTGGCCTAGAGGGGAGCTGCAGGGATGCAAGTGCCTGCCTTCCAGCCAGGAGTCTGCAGGAGAGGGTTAGCTCCTGTGAGCTGTCCTGTGGGCGCTGCACCTGCTGGAACCCCCGAGCAGGAAGGAACCAGAGCCAGGAGCAGTGGACGGAAAAGCAGCAACACAGACTTCTTATTGCTTGCAGTACAGGGCATGGAAACCCATCTGTAGCCAGTGCAGATGGCCTGTCCCCTGCTGTAGCGTCTGTAGACCCCTCTGCCAGGTCCAATCTCAGTTGCAGGCCAACGGTGTGTGCCTCTTCCCGAGGGAGCTCCAGTGCAAGTGTAGCCTCATGTTGCCCTGGGCCTGGCCTCACCTTGGAGGAACTGAATCCCCCCAGTCTGGCTGAGTCCTCTGCCCATCCTCCAGCCCTTCGGTCTCTCCTGGAGTCTTCCCaggtctctgccagcctgcactgttcaatCCAAAAGCTTAAGCAAGAGACTGCTGCAATGGGGATATTGGGCTCCCTGCCTTTGGAGTCCAGGTCTTCTCCCGTCACGTGCAGGTTCTGCTTTGCTCCTGATGTCTCTCCACCTGCCATCCAGGGTGCAGAAGAGTATCGTGCCAGAGGAAAGACGAGGGCTGCTCAGGCTAGGATGAAATGGGGCAGCCCGTTTGCTAAGGCCTGGGGTCTCGGTTCAGTGACAAGTGAGACTGAGCCGACCTCCATCTATCACAGGTACAGAACCACAGAGCTATATACCCAGAGAGCCAGCGTCTCTGAAGGAATTTGGTCAGGGCCCCTCTCCGCTGAGGCTGGCCCAGTTGGTCTGGTTGATACTGAAGCAGGCAGTCCCTACGACTGCTCTCCCTACCTTGGCTACGGATCACAGGCATGTGGCCATGCAACCACTCATTTCCCTGAGGAACCCCCATTCAGATctcccccctgctctgtgtctcGGAAGAAGGACCTGCCACCCAGCCCGTACCCAGGAGGTCTGCAGGTGTCACTGGAGACACAGCGTGGCGGGGCTCAGATGAACATCGGTGTAGCCATAGATGGGACCCCGAAGGAAGTGTGTGTGAGAGTCACTTCTCCTCCTACAGAAacaggggctgctccagtccAGCAGCTTTGCATTCACTCTAGCAGTGAGGgagcctctgcccctcactgcaaaTACCACGGGGAGACGGCAGAGCTTTATGATACTGCATTGGCTGCAGGCAAGAGACCATCTGTGGTGAATAGCAGGCTGTCTGCAGCCAGGTCCAGTCTTAGCCCTCTCAGTGTAACAGTCAGACGAGGCTGTAGCGAATATTCCTGGGCTGTCCCTGACGTTGATGGTCTGGACACTgccagagagggaggaaggagagagctcTCTATCATGGCTGTCTGCATGCCTCCTGCTGAGAAGAGCACTGGGGACCTGCCACCCCATGAAGTCAGCTGCCAGGTGCAGCATGTTGCACCAGCCTGG ATCCCAGGAAGTGACTTCTTGGCTTTGGAGATGGAGAGCAG TGCTCAGCTCCCAGGCAATCAGCAGCTGCTGAGCAGATGTCTCCAGGCCTGGAGTAGCCATGTCCTTGAGAAGACAACCGCCGCCAAGAAGCTGTACAAACAGCAGCTGCTCCGCAAGGGGCTGGCAGCCTTGCAGTGGGCTGTACAGCTAAGGAAGACTCAGCTGGAGACCGCCCAGCAGAGATACACCCTGTCCATGCTGGCTGGCAGTTTCCACAGG TGGAAAAAGGCAAtggcaaagcagagcagaagaggaACTTCCCAGAGTGAGCTAAGCCTTCAGACCAGAGATCTGCCCGTTGGCAGTGTTGGGTGCGGCCGAAGTCCAGCTGGAACAGCCCTGACCGAATGCCAGCTGGGCACAGGGCCCTTGAGAGAGGCTGCACTGAGCAGTGG GGTGGAGAGAGAGCTGTGGAAACGACTCCATCGCCGGCAGAGGGCTCATGACCTGGGGCGGAGGGCACAGGCCATCGGGGACCTGAGGCGCCTGGCTG CTTTCCAACTGTGGTGcctgcagaaggagctgctgggcagAGAGGAGGCCAGAGCAAGCCAAGCTTGTGCCCTCCTAGAGAGAAAGCGGCTCCAGAGCATCTTCCAGGCATGGCGTTCCCGGAGCCAGGAGGCAGTGCGGGTTTGGTCGCTGGTGACTCAGCTCCAAAGAAAACAGACAGCTCG GTGTTTCCGTGCATGGAAGCAACTTGTTGAGCAGAAGACACTTTGCAAACGCAGTCTGGAACGGCACAGGACAGCATCATTGAGGAAATCCTTCCAGCAGTGGGTTCTTATACTGCAGCTCAGGGAGGCACACAAGCTGACAACCATGGACCTGTTTCTCCTGAGACAGAGGCGATACTACG GTCAAGGACCCAGCTCAGCTGCCAGAGGGCCTGCAGTGGAGGATGACCACCCTCTGCCAAGCCTGACCGTCCTGAGATGGTCCCTTAGGGTAGGAGGTGGCTCTCTGGATGACCATTGCCAGAGAGTGAAGCTTCAGAGGATATTCCTGAGATGGAGAACAAGGCTCCATGAGCAACAGCAAGCCAA AGCCTTCTCCCGGGCATCAGAGCAGCGCCGGCTGCGGGAGGCCTTGAGGCACTGGCACcacagggctctgcagctggatccaCTGAGCCACCAGCCCAGGGGCCCTCCTGCCTGGCTGGATTCAGAGGAGTCCTCGGCATCATCCGGCTTCCACAGCAGCACGCCAGCCCCTCCTGTCTTCTGGAGCTCCCTGGATAGG GACAGCCGCCAAAACAGCAGCTGTTCCATGCTGGCCATTGAAGatggcccctgcctgctccagcacagcTCGACTCTGCAGCAGCCCCTCTGTACACCGGGGCCAGGCGAGCTGTGTGGAGAGCTCTACTTCCAGGCATCCTTTCTCCCCCAGATCCCCTCAGGCAG GGGCAGCTGGTTCATTGGAAGTCACCTCCAATCtttggggcagtgcagcccagacAGCGAGGGCCAGTCGCTCTGCAGCTCCTCGGCGTGGGAGGAAACGGGGCTGCAGACCAATGCATGGCAG GCATACAGCTCTGCAGAGGAGCTGGACCGTCTCGGCATCTCCTTTGGGCACCACATGGCACGGCGGCTCCTGCAGCAATGCTTTTCAGCCTGGGCAGCCCAGACAAAGAGGCTCCTTGAGATGCAACAACACCATCAGCACAGCCAGCTGGCCCG AGTATTCCTCGGCTGGCACATATGGGTTGTGGAAGATAAGAGGCGGAAAGACGCGGCGTCCCGACAGTACCGTCTGCATCGCTATCAGACTGCCCTCACCCTGTGGAAGCAGAGGCTGAGCCAGAGGGTGGAGGCGGACAGAAGATACATACGCCAGCTTCACCAAAAGGCCACGGATGCCCTGCGGCACTGGCACAAGTGTTGGCAGA GGCAGAGCACCCTacgggggctgcagcagcagtgggctcaGCACAGCGCCCGCGTGAGGAAGAGGATGGTCCTAGACATGTGgcgctgccaggctgggcagtggaGAGATGCCGCCTCGTGCTGGTTGCAGATCCTCCTCCGCAG GTGCCTTGTGGCTTGGTGGCAGGTCACACTGGCCAGAAGCAAGCAGCGTGAGGCGTGCTCCGAGTTTGAGGGCACCAGACAGCGGCACCTCTTAGCCCTGTGCTTTGTGCAGTGGAGGACAGAGCTCCTGAGAgccaagcagggagagggggcctGCCCGCAGCAGAGCACGGTACCAGCAAGAGCTTTTCGGCGCTGGAGGGGGGCCACGAGGGGACGCCAAGTGCTGCACTTGGACTCCGTGGCCAGGGTGAAGCAG GCCTGCAACTACTGGACGAAAGCAGCTGTCttgtcccagtgctgctggcagcGGAGCGCCCCGCTGGGTACCCGGAAGTGCCGGAAGATGCTGCTGTCTTGGTCCACGA AGCAGAGACCAGGAAGGGACAGGGATCTTTCATccacctgctgctggctgctcctgagCTCCTGCCGCCGCTGGCTGGTGATCTACAGGAACTCAAGCAGGGCAGAGAGGCTGCCTACCCACCCACTTTTGGAGAGGCCTGGTTTGGCAGACGGAGACTCCCCTCAATATGTGTGGACCCCAGAAAGCAGCTTGGAGCTCCTACCAGTTGATCGAGACAGCAGGGAACTGGG ggccaggTACTGGCGTCGGTGGTGCCTGGCTGTGCTGCTCCGGCGGTGCCAGAAGGACAGGCAAGCACActgcctggccagggcctggCTGCAGTGGAAGGATGTCAGCagggcagcactgctggggcGATCGCTG GCCTGGCAGCGGCtgatggagcagggctggaagacaTGGCGGAGACGCTACCTGCAGCACTATGTGTCCCAGCGCTTTCTGGAAGACGAAGCCCAGAGCCTGCTGTCCCGG gccTTTGGAAGATGGCGCAAGCTGGCAGCATCCCAGTGCCAAGGCAGAGGACACCGCTGA
- the C13H1orf167 gene encoding uncharacterized protein C1orf167 homolog isoform X1, with translation MRKENVPPVRSGALSTEHRNVQKNVNIHLDPGSGHRAEVPHHWADAAVVSVTPGWGVGRSRTSLVTAAAGKSQDLRKRDPGLVQTNLVCPPQPFWDATGRLSNSCFQQQRNLCSRLQQRGDENLIQGNRRLPAVLSHRRNAQQRCSRLSTTGLEGSCRDASACLPARSLQERVSSCELSCGRCTCWNPRAGRNQSQEQWTEKQQHRLLIACSTGHGNPSVASADGLSPAVASVDPSARSNLSCRPTVCASSRGSSSASVASCCPGPGLTLEELNPPSLAESSAHPPALRSLLESSQVSASLHCSIQKLKQETAAMGILGSLPLESRSSPVTCRFCFAPDVSPPAIQGAEEYRARGKTRAAQARMKWGSPFAKAWGLGSVTSETEPTSIYHRYRTTELYTQRASVSEGIWSGPLSAEAGPVGLVDTEAGSPYDCSPYLGYGSQACGHATTHFPEEPPFRSPPCSVSRKKDLPPSPYPGGLQVSLETQRGGAQMNIGVAIDGTPKEVCVRVTSPPTETGAAPVQQLCIHSSSEGASAPHCKYHGETAELYDTALAAGKRPSVVNSRLSAARSSLSPLSVTVRRGCSEYSWAVPDVDGLDTAREGGRRELSIMAVCMPPAEKSTGDLPPHEVSCQVQHVAPAWIPGSDFLALEMESSAQLPGNQQLLSRCLQAWSSHVLEKTTAAKKLYKQQLLRKGLAALQWAVQLRKTQLETAQQRYTLSMLAGSFHRWKKAMAKQSRRGTSQSELSLQTRDLPVGSVGCGRSPAGTALTECQLGTGPLREAALSSGVERELWKRLHRRQRAHDLGRRAQAIGDLRRLAAAFQLWCLQKELLGREEARASQACALLERKRLQSIFQAWRSRSQEAVRVWSLVTQLQRKQTARCFRAWKQLVEQKTLCKRSLERHRTASLRKSFQQWVLILQLREAHKLTTMDLFLLRQRRYYGQGPSSAARGPAVEDDHPLPSLTVLRWSLRVGGGSLDDHCQRVKLQRIFLRWRTRLHEQQQAKAFSRASEQRRLREALRHWHHRALQLDPLSHQPRGPPAWLDSEESSASSGFHSSTPAPPVFWSSLDRDSRQNSSCSMLAIEDGPCLLQHSSTLQQPLCTPGPGELCGELYFQASFLPQIPSGRGSWFIGSHLQSLGQCSPDSEGQSLCSSSAWEETGLQTNAWQAYSSAEELDRLGISFGHHMARRLLQQCFSAWAAQTKRLLEMQQHHQHSQLARVFLGWHIWVVEDKRRKDAASRQYRLHRYQTALTLWKQRLSQRVEADRRYIRQLHQKATDALRHWHKCWQRQSTLRGLQQQWAQHSARVRKRMVLDMWRCQAGQWRDAASCWLQILLRRCLVAWWQVTLARSKQREACSEFEGTRQRHLLALCFVQWRTELLRAKQGEGACPQQSTVPARAFRRWRGATRGRQVLHLDSVARVKQACNYWTKAAVLSQCCWQRSAPLGTRKCRKMLLSWSTKQRPGRDRDLSSTCCWLLLSSCRRWLVIYRNSSRAERLPTHPLLERPGLADGDSPQYVWTPESSLELLPVDRDSRELGARYWRRWCLAVLLRRCQKDRQAHCLARAWLQWKDVSRAALLGRSLAWQRLMEQGWKTWRRRYLQHYVSQRFLEDEAQSLLSRAFGRWRKLAASQCQGRGHR, from the exons ATGAGGAAGGAGAACGTCCCCCCGGTGCGGAGCGGGGCGCTGAGCACAG AGCACAGAAACGTTCAAAAGAACGTGAACATCCATCTGGATCCTGGCAGTGGGCATCGAGCTGAGGTTCCCCATCACTGGGCTGATGCTGCCGTGGTCTCTGTCAcgcctggctggggagtgggacgTAGCAGGACGAGCCTTGtgactgcagcagctggaaaAAGCCAAGACCTTAGGAAGCGGGATCCCGGCTTGGTGCAGACCAACCTTGTTTGCCCTCCCCAGCCTTTCTGGGATGCAACCGGGCGGCTCTCCAACTCCTGCTTCCAGCAGCAACGCAAcctctgctccaggctgcagcagcgtGGCGATGAGAACTTGATCCAGGGCAATCGCCGCCTCCCTGCAGTACTATCACACCGCAGGAATGCCCAACAGAGATGTTCCCGCTTGAGTACTACTGGCCTAGAGGGGAGCTGCAGGGATGCAAGTGCCTGCCTTCCAGCCAGGAGTCTGCAGGAGAGGGTTAGCTCCTGTGAGCTGTCCTGTGGGCGCTGCACCTGCTGGAACCCCCGAGCAGGAAGGAACCAGAGCCAGGAGCAGTGGACGGAAAAGCAGCAACACAGACTTCTTATTGCTTGCAGTACAGGGCATGGAAACCCATCTGTAGCCAGTGCAGATGGCCTGTCCCCTGCTGTAGCGTCTGTAGACCCCTCTGCCAGGTCCAATCTCAGTTGCAGGCCAACGGTGTGTGCCTCTTCCCGAGGGAGCTCCAGTGCAAGTGTAGCCTCATGTTGCCCTGGGCCTGGCCTCACCTTGGAGGAACTGAATCCCCCCAGTCTGGCTGAGTCCTCTGCCCATCCTCCAGCCCTTCGGTCTCTCCTGGAGTCTTCCCaggtctctgccagcctgcactgttcaatCCAAAAGCTTAAGCAAGAGACTGCTGCAATGGGGATATTGGGCTCCCTGCCTTTGGAGTCCAGGTCTTCTCCCGTCACGTGCAGGTTCTGCTTTGCTCCTGATGTCTCTCCACCTGCCATCCAGGGTGCAGAAGAGTATCGTGCCAGAGGAAAGACGAGGGCTGCTCAGGCTAGGATGAAATGGGGCAGCCCGTTTGCTAAGGCCTGGGGTCTCGGTTCAGTGACAAGTGAGACTGAGCCGACCTCCATCTATCACAGGTACAGAACCACAGAGCTATATACCCAGAGAGCCAGCGTCTCTGAAGGAATTTGGTCAGGGCCCCTCTCCGCTGAGGCTGGCCCAGTTGGTCTGGTTGATACTGAAGCAGGCAGTCCCTACGACTGCTCTCCCTACCTTGGCTACGGATCACAGGCATGTGGCCATGCAACCACTCATTTCCCTGAGGAACCCCCATTCAGATctcccccctgctctgtgtctcGGAAGAAGGACCTGCCACCCAGCCCGTACCCAGGAGGTCTGCAGGTGTCACTGGAGACACAGCGTGGCGGGGCTCAGATGAACATCGGTGTAGCCATAGATGGGACCCCGAAGGAAGTGTGTGTGAGAGTCACTTCTCCTCCTACAGAAacaggggctgctccagtccAGCAGCTTTGCATTCACTCTAGCAGTGAGGgagcctctgcccctcactgcaaaTACCACGGGGAGACGGCAGAGCTTTATGATACTGCATTGGCTGCAGGCAAGAGACCATCTGTGGTGAATAGCAGGCTGTCTGCAGCCAGGTCCAGTCTTAGCCCTCTCAGTGTAACAGTCAGACGAGGCTGTAGCGAATATTCCTGGGCTGTCCCTGACGTTGATGGTCTGGACACTgccagagagggaggaaggagagagctcTCTATCATGGCTGTCTGCATGCCTCCTGCTGAGAAGAGCACTGGGGACCTGCCACCCCATGAAGTCAGCTGCCAGGTGCAGCATGTTGCACCAGCCTGG ATCCCAGGAAGTGACTTCTTGGCTTTGGAGATGGAGAGCAG TGCTCAGCTCCCAGGCAATCAGCAGCTGCTGAGCAGATGTCTCCAGGCCTGGAGTAGCCATGTCCTTGAGAAGACAACCGCCGCCAAGAAGCTGTACAAACAGCAGCTGCTCCGCAAGGGGCTGGCAGCCTTGCAGTGGGCTGTACAGCTAAGGAAGACTCAGCTGGAGACCGCCCAGCAGAGATACACCCTGTCCATGCTGGCTGGCAGTTTCCACAGG TGGAAAAAGGCAAtggcaaagcagagcagaagaggaACTTCCCAGAGTGAGCTAAGCCTTCAGACCAGAGATCTGCCCGTTGGCAGTGTTGGGTGCGGCCGAAGTCCAGCTGGAACAGCCCTGACCGAATGCCAGCTGGGCACAGGGCCCTTGAGAGAGGCTGCACTGAGCAGTGG GGTGGAGAGAGAGCTGTGGAAACGACTCCATCGCCGGCAGAGGGCTCATGACCTGGGGCGGAGGGCACAGGCCATCGGGGACCTGAGGCGCCTGGCTG CAGCTTTCCAACTGTGGTGcctgcagaaggagctgctgggcagAGAGGAGGCCAGAGCAAGCCAAGCTTGTGCCCTCCTAGAGAGAAAGCGGCTCCAGAGCATCTTCCAGGCATGGCGTTCCCGGAGCCAGGAGGCAGTGCGGGTTTGGTCGCTGGTGACTCAGCTCCAAAGAAAACAGACAGCTCG GTGTTTCCGTGCATGGAAGCAACTTGTTGAGCAGAAGACACTTTGCAAACGCAGTCTGGAACGGCACAGGACAGCATCATTGAGGAAATCCTTCCAGCAGTGGGTTCTTATACTGCAGCTCAGGGAGGCACACAAGCTGACAACCATGGACCTGTTTCTCCTGAGACAGAGGCGATACTACG GTCAAGGACCCAGCTCAGCTGCCAGAGGGCCTGCAGTGGAGGATGACCACCCTCTGCCAAGCCTGACCGTCCTGAGATGGTCCCTTAGGGTAGGAGGTGGCTCTCTGGATGACCATTGCCAGAGAGTGAAGCTTCAGAGGATATTCCTGAGATGGAGAACAAGGCTCCATGAGCAACAGCAAGCCAA AGCCTTCTCCCGGGCATCAGAGCAGCGCCGGCTGCGGGAGGCCTTGAGGCACTGGCACcacagggctctgcagctggatccaCTGAGCCACCAGCCCAGGGGCCCTCCTGCCTGGCTGGATTCAGAGGAGTCCTCGGCATCATCCGGCTTCCACAGCAGCACGCCAGCCCCTCCTGTCTTCTGGAGCTCCCTGGATAGG GACAGCCGCCAAAACAGCAGCTGTTCCATGCTGGCCATTGAAGatggcccctgcctgctccagcacagcTCGACTCTGCAGCAGCCCCTCTGTACACCGGGGCCAGGCGAGCTGTGTGGAGAGCTCTACTTCCAGGCATCCTTTCTCCCCCAGATCCCCTCAGGCAG GGGCAGCTGGTTCATTGGAAGTCACCTCCAATCtttggggcagtgcagcccagacAGCGAGGGCCAGTCGCTCTGCAGCTCCTCGGCGTGGGAGGAAACGGGGCTGCAGACCAATGCATGGCAG GCATACAGCTCTGCAGAGGAGCTGGACCGTCTCGGCATCTCCTTTGGGCACCACATGGCACGGCGGCTCCTGCAGCAATGCTTTTCAGCCTGGGCAGCCCAGACAAAGAGGCTCCTTGAGATGCAACAACACCATCAGCACAGCCAGCTGGCCCG AGTATTCCTCGGCTGGCACATATGGGTTGTGGAAGATAAGAGGCGGAAAGACGCGGCGTCCCGACAGTACCGTCTGCATCGCTATCAGACTGCCCTCACCCTGTGGAAGCAGAGGCTGAGCCAGAGGGTGGAGGCGGACAGAAGATACATACGCCAGCTTCACCAAAAGGCCACGGATGCCCTGCGGCACTGGCACAAGTGTTGGCAGA GGCAGAGCACCCTacgggggctgcagcagcagtgggctcaGCACAGCGCCCGCGTGAGGAAGAGGATGGTCCTAGACATGTGgcgctgccaggctgggcagtggaGAGATGCCGCCTCGTGCTGGTTGCAGATCCTCCTCCGCAG GTGCCTTGTGGCTTGGTGGCAGGTCACACTGGCCAGAAGCAAGCAGCGTGAGGCGTGCTCCGAGTTTGAGGGCACCAGACAGCGGCACCTCTTAGCCCTGTGCTTTGTGCAGTGGAGGACAGAGCTCCTGAGAgccaagcagggagagggggcctGCCCGCAGCAGAGCACGGTACCAGCAAGAGCTTTTCGGCGCTGGAGGGGGGCCACGAGGGGACGCCAAGTGCTGCACTTGGACTCCGTGGCCAGGGTGAAGCAG GCCTGCAACTACTGGACGAAAGCAGCTGTCttgtcccagtgctgctggcagcGGAGCGCCCCGCTGGGTACCCGGAAGTGCCGGAAGATGCTGCTGTCTTGGTCCACGA AGCAGAGACCAGGAAGGGACAGGGATCTTTCATccacctgctgctggctgctcctgagCTCCTGCCGCCGCTGGCTGGTGATCTACAGGAACTCAAGCAGGGCAGAGAGGCTGCCTACCCACCCACTTTTGGAGAGGCCTGGTTTGGCAGACGGAGACTCCCCTCAATATGTGTGGACCCCAGAAAGCAGCTTGGAGCTCCTACCAGTTGATCGAGACAGCAGGGAACTGGG ggccaggTACTGGCGTCGGTGGTGCCTGGCTGTGCTGCTCCGGCGGTGCCAGAAGGACAGGCAAGCACActgcctggccagggcctggCTGCAGTGGAAGGATGTCAGCagggcagcactgctggggcGATCGCTG GCCTGGCAGCGGCtgatggagcagggctggaagacaTGGCGGAGACGCTACCTGCAGCACTATGTGTCCCAGCGCTTTCTGGAAGACGAAGCCCAGAGCCTGCTGTCCCGG gccTTTGGAAGATGGCGCAAGCTGGCAGCATCCCAGTGCCAAGGCAGAGGACACCGCTGA